In the Cryptomeria japonica unplaced genomic scaffold, Sugi_1.0 HiC_scaffold_84, whole genome shotgun sequence genome, one interval contains:
- the LOC131864361 gene encoding putative germin-like protein 2-2 codes for MAGDPDPLQDFCVADEESNVLVNGFVCKDPMQVSANDFFFRGLGQAGNTDNDVGSNVTMANVKQIPGLNTFGISLVRIDYAVGGINPPHTHPRATEVLVLLEGQLLVGFIDTSNKFFSKTLEKGDVFVFPKALVHFQQNVGHENAVAIAGLSSQFPGVQTIANSLFAANPPLPDSVLSKAFRITQELVNYIQKKFAY; via the exons ATGGCAGGGGATCCGGATCCCTTGCAAGATTTCTGCGTTGCAGATGAGGAAAGCAACG TTTTGGTGAACGGGTTCGTTTGCAAAGACCCAATGCAAGTTTCAGCAAACGATTTCTTCTTCCGGGGACTTGGGCAGGCAGGGAACACCGACAATGATGTGGGCTCCAACGTAACGATGGCGAACGTTAAACAGATACCAGGCCTCAATACGTTTGGAATATCGTTGGTCCGCATCGACTACGCAgtgggtggaataaatcctcctcacacacacccaagagccaccgaagttcttgttttactggaaggccagcttcttgtgggtttcattgacacCAGCAACAAATTTTTCAGCAAAACTttggagaagggagatgtgtttgtgtttccaaaggcacttgttcatttccagcagaatgtggggCATGAAAATGCAGTGGCCATAGCTGGATTGAGCAGCCAGTTTCCCGGAGTTCAGACAATCGCCAATTCTCTGTTTGCGGCGAATCCCCCTCTCCCCGATTCCGTTTTGAGCAAGGCCTTCCGCATCACCCAGGAACTGGTgaattacattcaaaagaaattcgcatactaa